The Geothrix sp. genome window below encodes:
- a CDS encoding Ada metal-binding domain-containing protein: MRWSDEHLYERILAKDASFDGRVLTGVLTTGIYCLPSCPARKPLARNVRFFADEAAAHAAGLRPCKRCRPDAFYRGEDADLARLEDAMAQAAADPAAFPEVEALAEAAGVGLTKLKTLFRDHAQAQPATFLQRIRIQAACARLAAGQGDLGDLAFASGYESASGFHEAFRRQTGLSPGAYRTMLGSDGFTLPQPAGLRVEDVLRFHGRDVASVSERVEGPRLAKAFLCQGRASVLVLTFGAGAVEVSLKGAGGPAAMSQAHGAALRLLGWQEEPAAFEAAHPDLARGREGLRVLLTLDAFEALVWAILGQQVNLAFAYALRRDLIRRAGTPAAEGLFAHPEAAQISELQPEDLLALRFSRRKAEYLLHAAAEVAAGRLRLEARATATGAARDLLALRGCGPWTAQYVLMRGLGFRDCVPVGDAGLTLALQRWFRLETRPDATETQRLMAPFAPHRSLATFHLWSSLKGTPA; the protein is encoded by the coding sequence ATGCGCTGGTCGGATGAGCACCTCTACGAACGGATCCTGGCGAAGGATGCCTCCTTTGACGGACGGGTGCTCACGGGCGTCCTCACCACCGGGATCTACTGCCTGCCCTCCTGCCCGGCCCGCAAGCCCCTGGCCCGCAATGTGCGCTTCTTCGCGGATGAAGCGGCGGCCCATGCGGCGGGTCTCCGGCCCTGTAAGCGGTGCCGGCCTGATGCCTTCTACCGGGGCGAAGATGCCGACCTGGCCCGGTTGGAAGACGCCATGGCGCAGGCCGCGGCGGATCCGGCGGCCTTTCCGGAGGTGGAAGCCCTGGCCGAGGCCGCCGGCGTGGGCCTCACCAAGCTGAAGACCCTGTTCCGGGATCACGCCCAGGCGCAGCCTGCGACCTTTCTGCAGCGGATCCGCATCCAGGCGGCCTGTGCCCGGCTCGCGGCAGGTCAGGGAGACCTGGGCGACTTGGCCTTCGCATCGGGCTACGAAAGTGCCTCGGGGTTCCACGAAGCCTTCCGCCGGCAGACGGGCCTGAGTCCTGGTGCCTACCGCACCATGCTGGGCTCCGACGGATTCACACTGCCGCAACCCGCGGGACTCCGCGTAGAGGATGTGCTGCGCTTCCACGGCCGGGATGTCGCCAGCGTGTCCGAGCGGGTGGAGGGCCCGCGCCTCGCCAAGGCGTTCCTCTGCCAAGGCCGGGCCTCCGTCCTTGTCCTGACCTTCGGGGCGGGCGCCGTGGAGGTGTCGCTCAAGGGCGCCGGGGGACCTGCGGCCATGAGCCAGGCCCACGGCGCCGCACTCCGGCTGCTGGGGTGGCAGGAGGAGCCCGCGGCCTTCGAGGCGGCGCACCCGGACCTGGCCCGGGGGCGCGAGGGTCTGAGGGTGCTGCTCACGCTGGACGCTTTCGAGGCGCTGGTGTGGGCCATCTTGGGCCAGCAGGTGAACCTGGCCTTCGCCTATGCCCTGCGGCGCGACCTGATCCGCCGGGCCGGGACGCCTGCGGCGGAAGGGCTCTTCGCCCACCCCGAGGCTGCGCAGATCTCCGAGCTGCAGCCCGAGGACTTGCTGGCCCTGAGGTTCTCCCGGCGCAAGGCCGAGTATCTGCTCCACGCCGCGGCCGAGGTGGCTGCGGGCCGGCTGCGACTGGAGGCTCGGGCCACCGCCACCGGCGCCGCCAGGGACCTGCTCGCCCTGCGGGGCTGCGGCCCCTGGACGGCCCAGTATGTGCTGATGCGGGGCCTCGGCTTCCGCGACTGCGTGCCCGTGGGGGATGCGGGACTCACCCTGGCCCTCCAGCGTTGGTTCCGTCTGGAGACCCGGCCGGATGCCACCGAAACGCAGCGGCTCATGGCGCCCTTCGCGCCGCATCGCAGCCTGGCCACCTTCCACCTCTGGTCCAGCCTGAAGGGAACCCCCGCATGA
- a CDS encoding methylated-DNA--[protein]-cysteine S-methyltransferase — MNGIHRIDTSLGPVQAAFDAEGTVLYLGFAGHEFRAPLLAKLARLEPVARPEASSVDRLREQLEAYAAGRRRIFEVPFRLHGSAFEQRVWAALQRIPFGETRSYGQLAADLGDANLSRAVGRANGANPVSILVPCHRVIGANGTLTGYAGGLAMKGRLLRLEGAITG; from the coding sequence ATGAACGGAATTCACCGGATCGACACCTCCCTCGGGCCTGTGCAGGCGGCCTTCGATGCCGAGGGCACCGTCCTGTACCTGGGCTTTGCCGGGCATGAATTCCGGGCCCCGCTGCTGGCGAAGCTCGCGCGCCTCGAACCCGTCGCGCGTCCCGAGGCGAGTTCGGTGGATCGCCTCCGGGAACAGTTGGAAGCCTACGCTGCCGGGCGGAGGCGGATCTTCGAAGTGCCCTTCCGCCTCCACGGCAGCGCCTTCGAGCAGCGGGTCTGGGCGGCCCTCCAGCGCATCCCCTTCGGCGAGACCCGCAGCTACGGACAGCTGGCCGCGGACCTCGGAGATGCCAATCTCAGCCGGGCCGTGGGGCGGGCCAACGGCGCCAACCCTGTGTCGATCCTCGTCCCATGCCACCGTGTGATCGGGGCCAATGGCACGCTGACAGGTTATGCGGGTGGCCTGGCCATGAAGGGGCGGCTGTTGCGGCTGGAGGGGGCGATTACGGGCTGA
- the speD gene encoding adenosylmethionine decarboxylase, producing MSALGHHLLVEFTGCEAAVLADLDRVTAAMLEAARVSGATIVTHSFHHFSPHGVSGAVIIAESHLAIHTWPEYGFAAVDFFSCGGVDMDRGLACLKAAFDAQAETRLELERGPLRTVSP from the coding sequence ATGAGCGCGCTGGGCCACCACCTGCTCGTGGAATTCACGGGTTGCGAGGCCGCGGTCCTGGCCGATCTGGACCGAGTCACCGCCGCCATGCTGGAGGCCGCCCGGGTCTCCGGCGCCACCATCGTCACCCACAGCTTCCACCACTTCAGCCCCCACGGCGTCAGCGGTGCGGTGATCATCGCGGAAAGCCACTTGGCCATCCACACCTGGCCCGAATACGGCTTCGCCGCCGTGGATTTCTTCAGCTGCGGCGGCGTGGACATGGACCGCGGCCTGGCCTGTCTGAAGGCGGCCTTCGACGCCCAGGCGGAAACCCGGCTCGAATTGGAACGAGGCCCCCTCCGGACGGTCAGCCCGTAA
- the pepQ gene encoding Xaa-Pro dipeptidase, which translates to MTDLAALYLTHIAERQRTTAEALAETGFDALVISSGKVYTHFADDQDAPFHPVPHFAHWCPVAGPHHLLVIRPGQKPRLIRYAPEDFWYEQAPLGNPFWAPAFELQEAGTVDEVWKLLGNPTRAAYIGNETDRAEAAGLEANPAGLTARLDWHRTTKSSYEVQCIEEATVLAARGHLAAKAAFLAGASELEIHHAYVQAVGIVDQELPYGSIVALNEKGATLHYEGKRTLKNGFVMLIDAGAQVRGYASDITRTVAAPHCDGRFAALVDGMERIELQLCDLVKPGLPYGDLHHQGHLAIAGLLKDHGLLNASPEEAVEKGYSRPFFPHGLGHHLGIQVHDVAGRQGGPDGTLAPPPAQHPTLRTTRTIDEGQVFTVEPGLYFIPMLLRPFRAGEDRAKFNWTLIDELTPCGGIRIEDNLLVTPGGHRNLTRPHLPN; encoded by the coding sequence ATGACCGATCTCGCGGCTCTTTACCTCACCCACATCGCCGAGCGCCAGCGCACCACCGCCGAGGCCCTGGCCGAGACGGGCTTCGATGCCCTGGTGATTTCCAGCGGGAAGGTCTACACGCACTTCGCCGACGATCAGGACGCCCCCTTCCACCCCGTTCCCCACTTCGCCCACTGGTGTCCCGTGGCGGGACCGCACCACCTCCTCGTGATTCGTCCCGGCCAGAAGCCACGGCTCATCCGCTACGCTCCCGAGGATTTCTGGTACGAGCAGGCCCCCCTGGGGAATCCCTTCTGGGCGCCGGCCTTCGAGCTCCAAGAGGCGGGCACAGTCGACGAGGTCTGGAAGCTCCTGGGAAACCCCACCCGGGCGGCCTATATCGGCAATGAGACCGACCGCGCGGAAGCGGCCGGCCTCGAGGCCAATCCGGCCGGACTCACGGCCCGTCTGGACTGGCACCGCACCACCAAGTCAAGCTATGAGGTCCAGTGCATCGAGGAGGCCACGGTGCTCGCCGCACGGGGCCACCTGGCCGCCAAGGCCGCCTTCCTGGCCGGAGCCAGCGAGCTCGAGATCCACCACGCGTATGTCCAGGCCGTGGGCATCGTGGATCAGGAGCTGCCCTATGGCAGCATCGTGGCCCTCAACGAGAAGGGCGCCACGCTCCACTACGAGGGCAAGCGCACCCTGAAGAACGGCTTCGTCATGCTCATCGACGCCGGCGCCCAGGTCCGCGGCTATGCCTCCGACATCACCCGCACCGTGGCCGCACCCCACTGCGACGGCCGCTTCGCGGCCCTGGTGGACGGCATGGAGAGGATCGAGCTCCAGCTCTGCGACCTGGTGAAGCCGGGGCTGCCCTACGGCGACCTGCATCATCAGGGGCATCTTGCCATCGCGGGTCTGCTGAAGGATCACGGCCTCCTGAACGCGAGCCCCGAAGAGGCCGTGGAGAAAGGCTACAGCCGCCCCTTCTTCCCCCACGGCCTGGGCCATCACCTGGGCATCCAGGTGCACGATGTGGCCGGGCGGCAGGGTGGACCGGACGGCACCCTCGCGCCTCCGCCAGCCCAGCACCCCACCCTGCGCACCACCCGTACCATCGATGAGGGGCAGGTCTTCACCGTGGAACCCGGCCTCTACTTCATTCCCATGTTGCTCCGTCCCTTCCGCGCGGGGGAGGACCGGGCGAAGTTCAACTGGACGCTCATCGATGAGCTCACCCCCTGCGGCGGGATCCGCATCGAGGACAACCTGCTGGTGACTCCCGGCGGACATCGCAACCTCACCCGGCCGCACCTGCCCAACTGA
- a CDS encoding HD family phosphohydrolase, whose amino-acid sequence MRRALVFQDAGPADVVLGVPGDGIFADCEAWPGLEAAEALVRAAWARLQDRRDMERLHEVGRALASEQNLDRLLDLILTKARELLMAEAGSIYLLTGAEDDPELLFAHTQNARVSLPFHRVAMPISRGTLAGFVALSKESLNLPDVYRIPAEAPYRFNDSFDRQAGYHTTSALVVPMVDTEGQVLGVLQLLNRLDEEGRTVAFSTADQRLAQSLAGQAAVAVKNAQLREEIERLFEGFVAASVTAIEARDPVTSGHSGRVADLTVGLAEAVNATPNGPFGSLSFSDRQLRELRYASLLHDFGKVGVREQVLVKAKKLDPSQLEIILQRLRQRELEAALETLAKAWKGGGSFELWERTLQDRQAESEQLIHLVRQSNEPTVLNQEVAEGLGLLESLTFTHWSGESRTVVAPADVASLRIRKGSLSEAERLEIESHVTHTFRFLERIPWTRDLAGIPDIAYAHHERLSGRGYPRKLTEPDIPVQSRAMAIADVFDALTAQDRPYKGAVPLERSLAILDDEARDGALDRGLLDLFIEARIFERTARKA is encoded by the coding sequence ATGCGCCGTGCGCTGGTCTTCCAGGATGCCGGCCCCGCCGATGTGGTCCTGGGCGTGCCGGGCGATGGGATTTTCGCGGACTGCGAGGCCTGGCCCGGCCTGGAGGCGGCGGAGGCCCTGGTCCGGGCGGCCTGGGCCCGTCTGCAGGACCGGCGAGACATGGAGCGGCTCCACGAGGTGGGCCGGGCCCTGGCTTCGGAGCAGAACCTGGACCGCCTGCTGGATCTGATCCTGACCAAGGCCCGGGAACTGCTGATGGCCGAGGCCGGCTCCATCTACCTGCTCACCGGGGCGGAGGACGACCCGGAGCTGTTGTTCGCCCACACCCAGAACGCCCGCGTCAGCCTGCCCTTCCACCGGGTGGCCATGCCCATCTCGCGGGGCACCCTGGCCGGGTTCGTGGCCCTCAGCAAGGAGAGCCTGAACCTCCCGGATGTCTACCGGATTCCGGCCGAGGCCCCCTACCGCTTCAACGACAGCTTCGACCGCCAGGCGGGGTACCACACCACCTCGGCCCTGGTGGTGCCCATGGTCGATACGGAAGGGCAGGTGCTGGGGGTCCTGCAGCTCCTCAACCGCCTGGATGAAGAGGGGAGGACAGTCGCCTTCTCCACGGCGGATCAGAGGCTGGCCCAGAGCCTGGCAGGGCAGGCGGCGGTGGCCGTGAAGAACGCCCAGCTCCGGGAGGAGATCGAGCGGCTCTTCGAGGGGTTCGTGGCCGCTTCCGTGACCGCCATCGAGGCCCGGGACCCCGTCACCAGCGGCCATTCGGGCCGGGTGGCGGACCTCACCGTGGGGCTCGCGGAAGCGGTCAACGCCACGCCCAACGGGCCCTTCGGCAGCCTGTCGTTCTCGGATCGGCAGCTGCGGGAGCTGCGCTATGCGAGCCTCCTGCACGATTTCGGGAAGGTCGGCGTTCGCGAGCAGGTCCTGGTGAAGGCCAAGAAGCTCGATCCGAGCCAGCTGGAGATCATCCTCCAGCGGCTGCGCCAGCGGGAACTGGAAGCGGCTCTCGAGACCCTGGCCAAGGCCTGGAAAGGCGGGGGGAGCTTCGAGTTGTGGGAGCGGACCCTCCAGGACCGCCAGGCCGAGTCCGAGCAGCTCATCCACCTGGTGCGCCAGAGCAACGAGCCCACGGTGCTGAACCAGGAGGTGGCCGAGGGGCTGGGCCTGCTGGAAAGCCTCACCTTCACCCACTGGAGCGGTGAGTCCCGCACCGTGGTGGCCCCGGCGGATGTGGCCAGCCTCCGCATCCGCAAGGGCAGCCTGTCCGAGGCGGAACGCCTCGAGATCGAAAGCCATGTCACCCACACCTTCCGCTTCCTGGAGCGCATCCCCTGGACCCGCGACCTGGCGGGCATCCCCGACATCGCCTATGCCCACCATGAGCGGCTGAGCGGCCGGGGCTATCCCCGGAAGCTGACGGAACCGGATATTCCGGTCCAGAGCCGGGCCATGGCCATCGCCGATGTCTTCGACGCCCTCACGGCCCAGGACCGGCCCTACAAGGGCGCCGTGCCCCTGGAGCGCAGCCTGGCGATCCTGGACGACGAGGCCCGGGACGGGGCCCTGGACCGCGGGCTCCTGGACCTCTTCATCGAGGCTCGGATCTTCGAGCGGACAGCTCGGAAAGCCTGA
- a CDS encoding methylated-DNA--[protein]-cysteine S-methyltransferase has translation MNGSFHPLSTPLGDLGAAFDGEGRLIHLVRLHGRPPLQPEGPAPRSLPYLKRQLEAYFSGNLRDFNIPMVAEGTDFQRRVWKELQKIPYGQAISYLELARRLGDEKCIRAAARANGANPIAILIPCHRVIGSDGSLVGYAGGLDMKEFLLRLEGVLPKAPPQPALPLVWD, from the coding sequence ATGAACGGGTCCTTCCATCCGCTGTCCACACCCCTGGGAGATCTGGGCGCGGCCTTCGATGGGGAAGGGCGCCTGATCCACCTGGTACGCCTGCATGGGCGGCCGCCCCTCCAGCCCGAAGGGCCCGCGCCGAGGAGCCTGCCCTACCTGAAGCGCCAGCTGGAGGCCTACTTCTCGGGAAACCTTCGGGACTTCAACATCCCCATGGTGGCCGAAGGCACGGATTTCCAGCGGCGGGTCTGGAAGGAACTGCAGAAGATTCCCTACGGCCAGGCCATCTCGTACCTGGAGCTGGCCCGGCGCCTGGGAGACGAGAAGTGCATCCGCGCCGCGGCCCGCGCCAACGGCGCCAATCCCATCGCCATCCTCATCCCCTGCCACCGCGTGATCGGATCGGATGGATCCCTGGTGGGCTATGCCGGGGGCCTGGACATGAAGGAGTTCCTGCTCCGCCTGGAAGGCGTGCTGCCCAAGGCTCCACCCCAGCCGGCCCTGCCGCTGGTCTGGGATTGA
- a CDS encoding cache domain-containing protein, whose product MALLDRMKPQSLAGKILLVGLGPLVIVFFASWLLLVPAVERGILDARKAELRSLTETALGLLAAQEGEAVAGIISREEAQRRAIAQIKTIRFAGGNYFYVFTHEPRIVTVPIRPEMEGKLVDDYTDKQGTRIYMELRQLGRQPQGGFLQIWFGKPGAEGVYPKLNYVKSFEPWGWNIGTGVYIDDLQAQVRGFTWSILGGLLALSGVLFFVVRNLARRMSRPLGELVEGLRHSDLTREIRIDTSDEIGEAAKAFNAYNAELRGRVLEISGFSSRVASGSTELAASSEEMTRAVDEIAKVSEELKLAGERVARAMAGLAEESGLVAKHSEEGGREGAAAVAETVRSAETGEAAVQGMGEIQGATAQIVQAVRVIQEIARQTNLLSLNAAIEAAKAGSMGKGFAVVAEEVRKLAERSRTSAKEIEELIQRAQEAVSGGVASVQGTMQSLEAIRQRIQEVASRVSQIGTFARGQAGTSAEVTRMMDQTSLGLAQNATATHELAATVKEIAKTSEDLAQVAEGLRALADSFRL is encoded by the coding sequence ATGGCACTCCTGGATCGGATGAAACCGCAATCGCTGGCCGGAAAGATCCTGCTGGTGGGTCTGGGCCCGCTCGTGATCGTGTTCTTCGCCTCATGGCTGTTGCTGGTGCCAGCGGTGGAGAGGGGTATCCTGGACGCCCGGAAGGCCGAGCTCCGGAGCCTCACGGAAACGGCCCTGGGACTCCTGGCGGCGCAGGAGGGAGAGGCGGTCGCCGGCATCATTTCCCGGGAAGAGGCTCAGCGTAGGGCCATCGCCCAGATCAAAACCATTCGCTTCGCCGGCGGCAACTACTTCTATGTCTTCACCCATGAACCCCGCATCGTCACCGTGCCCATCCGTCCCGAGATGGAGGGCAAGCTGGTGGATGACTACACCGACAAACAGGGAACACGGATCTACATGGAACTGCGTCAGCTGGGACGCCAACCCCAGGGGGGATTCCTGCAGATCTGGTTCGGCAAACCCGGCGCGGAAGGGGTCTATCCGAAACTGAATTATGTGAAGTCCTTTGAACCATGGGGTTGGAACATCGGCACCGGCGTCTACATCGACGACCTCCAGGCCCAGGTGCGGGGCTTCACCTGGTCCATCCTGGGCGGACTACTGGCCCTCTCAGGAGTGCTTTTCTTCGTGGTCCGAAATTTGGCCCGTCGCATGTCCCGGCCTTTGGGCGAACTCGTCGAAGGCCTGAGGCACAGCGATCTCACCCGGGAGATCCGCATCGATACCAGCGATGAGATCGGGGAGGCTGCCAAGGCATTCAACGCCTACAACGCGGAACTCCGCGGCCGGGTGCTGGAGATCTCGGGTTTTTCGAGCCGCGTGGCCTCGGGTAGCACGGAATTGGCTGCCAGTTCCGAAGAGATGACCCGCGCCGTGGACGAGATCGCCAAGGTCAGCGAAGAGTTGAAGTTGGCCGGCGAGCGCGTGGCCCGGGCCATGGCCGGGCTGGCCGAGGAATCGGGCTTGGTCGCGAAGCACAGCGAAGAGGGCGGCAGAGAGGGTGCCGCGGCTGTGGCGGAAACGGTGCGCAGCGCAGAGACCGGCGAAGCCGCCGTTCAGGGCATGGGGGAGATCCAGGGGGCTACGGCGCAGATCGTCCAGGCGGTGCGGGTCATCCAGGAGATTGCCCGGCAGACCAATCTGCTTTCGCTGAACGCCGCCATTGAGGCGGCCAAGGCCGGGTCCATGGGCAAGGGTTTTGCCGTGGTGGCCGAAGAAGTGCGGAAACTGGCCGAGCGGAGCCGCACCTCCGCCAAGGAGATCGAAGAACTCATCCAGCGCGCCCAGGAAGCCGTGTCAGGAGGTGTTGCCAGCGTGCAGGGCACCATGCAGAGCCTAGAGGCCATTCGGCAACGCATCCAGGAGGTGGCCAGTCGCGTCTCCCAGATCGGCACCTTTGCGCGCGGCCAGGCTGGCACCAGCGCGGAGGTCACGCGGATGATGGACCAGACCAGTCTCGGCCTCGCCCAGAATGCCACCGCCACGCATGAACTGGCGGCCACCGTGAAGGAGATCGCCAAGACCTCCGAGGACCTCGCCCAGGTGGCCGAAGGTCTAAGGGCCCTGGCAGACAGCTTCCGGCTCTAG
- a CDS encoding menaquinone biosynthesis protein, which produces MVTEPFRLSIIDYLNAAPLNHGFKHGLGWEHFHLKFHYPSACADRLRSGEVDAGIVSSIEYLRIPDLLIVPGLCIASPKRVRSVVILSKVPPEQIRSLALDTSSRTSVVLGQLILRERYGVSPEITDMGPDLPAMLEAHDAALMIGDSAMRAPRQGLFVLDLAEEWHAWTGLPFVFALWLVRKSAPQLPVPGGVASFFHRSYEIGQAQLPAIIEEARRTIGWTKIELHEYLTENISYTLGEAERESLALFFEKAVRHGFAPEEKPLRFL; this is translated from the coding sequence ATGGTCACCGAACCTTTCCGCCTGTCCATCATCGACTACTTGAACGCCGCCCCTCTCAACCACGGATTCAAGCACGGCCTTGGCTGGGAGCACTTCCACCTGAAGTTCCACTATCCCTCGGCCTGCGCCGACCGCCTGCGATCCGGCGAGGTGGATGCCGGCATCGTCAGCTCCATCGAATACCTGCGGATCCCCGATCTCCTCATCGTGCCGGGCCTCTGCATCGCCTCCCCGAAGCGGGTCCGCAGCGTGGTGATCCTCTCCAAGGTGCCGCCGGAGCAGATCCGCAGCCTGGCCCTGGATACCTCCAGCCGGACCAGCGTGGTGCTGGGGCAGCTCATCCTCCGGGAGCGCTACGGTGTGAGCCCCGAGATCACGGACATGGGCCCCGACCTGCCTGCCATGCTCGAGGCCCACGATGCCGCCCTGATGATCGGGGACTCCGCCATGCGGGCCCCCCGCCAGGGACTCTTCGTCCTGGATCTGGCCGAGGAGTGGCATGCCTGGACCGGCCTGCCCTTCGTCTTCGCCCTGTGGCTGGTCCGGAAGAGCGCCCCGCAGCTGCCCGTGCCCGGCGGCGTGGCCTCCTTCTTCCACAGGAGCTACGAGATCGGCCAGGCCCAGCTGCCCGCCATCATCGAGGAGGCCCGCCGCACCATCGGCTGGACCAAGATCGAACTGCACGAGTACCTCACGGAAAACATCAGCTACACCCTGGGCGAAGCCGAACGGGAAAGCCTCGCCCTCTTCTTCGAGAAGGCCGTGCGCCACGGCTTTGCGCCCGAGGAAAAGCCCCTGCGGTTTCTCTGA
- a CDS encoding HAMP domain-containing sensor histidine kinase gives MQEVHLLLIFGLATIVVMLLSWLALFSVVQGKNRVLQEQRKALEGERRLRRAQEAFTDNAHHELRTPVQILSGHLQMLSDLDPTPEQTTLLHQAQQTAAHLSHLVQSLLDLSSLGQGTLAIRPALTDLGTYLASLARRAEADAHAKGLVMQVAMDPLPHPLVCDAARLIQSLEALLDNAIGFSDRGTISFRMAARSQGRTWHLRFEIEDQGPGLPLDWERLMRPFEQEEQSLRRRRGGLGIGLPLAAGLIERLGGRIGFQPLTAGTLAWVDIPLKEEA, from the coding sequence ATGCAGGAAGTCCACCTCCTCCTGATCTTCGGCCTCGCGACGATCGTCGTGATGCTGCTCAGCTGGCTCGCGCTCTTCAGCGTGGTCCAGGGGAAGAACCGCGTTCTCCAGGAACAGAGGAAGGCCCTCGAAGGAGAGCGGCGCCTCCGGCGAGCCCAGGAAGCCTTCACCGACAACGCGCATCACGAGCTGCGCACACCGGTGCAGATCCTGTCTGGTCATCTCCAGATGCTCAGCGACCTGGACCCCACGCCCGAACAGACGACCCTTCTCCATCAGGCCCAGCAGACCGCCGCCCACCTGAGCCATCTCGTGCAGAGCCTCCTGGATCTCTCCAGCCTGGGCCAGGGAACCCTTGCCATTCGTCCGGCCCTCACGGACCTCGGAACCTACCTGGCCAGCTTGGCCCGGCGCGCCGAAGCGGATGCCCACGCCAAGGGGCTGGTGATGCAGGTGGCGATGGATCCCCTGCCCCACCCCCTGGTCTGCGATGCGGCGCGGCTCATCCAATCCCTGGAGGCTCTGCTGGACAACGCCATCGGCTTCTCGGATCGCGGAACCATCAGCTTCCGGATGGCAGCCCGATCTCAAGGACGCACCTGGCACCTGCGCTTCGAGATTGAGGATCAGGGCCCCGGCCTGCCCCTCGACTGGGAGCGGTTGATGAGGCCCTTCGAGCAGGAAGAGCAGAGCCTCCGCCGCCGCCGCGGCGGACTGGGCATCGGGCTGCCTCTGGCCGCGGGCCTCATCGAGCGCCTGGGCGGACGCATCGGATTCCAGCCCCTCACCGCCGGCACCCTGGCCTGGGTGGACATTCCGCTGAAGGAAGAAGCCTAG
- a CDS encoding MGMT family protein: protein MRAAFDGRGRLRELAVEGLDPRKTSPLPPKEQREAKRFLDRQLEAYLAGTLRTFTIPVDPQGSALELRVWDTVRTIPYGQSRQPSDLAAWLSLEEDLIIMACAANPIALLVPTHRVLLPGEGPLARALRDLETGMGWRRP from the coding sequence ATGCGAGCCGCTTTCGACGGCCGGGGACGGCTGCGGGAGCTGGCGGTGGAAGGTCTTGATCCCCGCAAGACCAGCCCCCTGCCGCCCAAGGAGCAGCGCGAAGCCAAGCGGTTCCTGGATCGGCAGCTGGAGGCCTACCTGGCCGGCACCCTGCGGACCTTCACCATTCCTGTGGATCCCCAGGGCTCGGCCCTGGAGCTCCGCGTCTGGGATACGGTCCGGACGATTCCCTACGGCCAATCCAGGCAGCCCTCGGATCTGGCGGCCTGGCTGAGCCTGGAGGAGGATCTGATCATCATGGCCTGCGCCGCCAATCCCATCGCCCTGCTCGTGCCCACGCACCGGGTGCTGCTGCCGGGGGAGGGCCCCCTGGCCAGGGCGCTGCGGGATCTGGAGACGGGCATGGGATGGCGGCGGCCCTAG